Genomic window (Hippoglossus stenolepis isolate QCI-W04-F060 chromosome 11, HSTE1.2, whole genome shotgun sequence):
TAATTAAACGAGAAACAGTCCCATGGTTTTGTTGTGCAAAGgggtttttccatttgtttggcTGTATGACTATTTATTAAACTGCATTTCGTCATAGTAAAGGTCCTAAAGTCTTAGATTTAGTTTCTGCAGGCTCACGACCACAGAGCTAAAGAGTCTGATGAGGAAACTAGTTCCACTTATGATCTTTAATTGTCCCATTTTGTTTTGGCAAATAAAAAACTTCATCCAAATTGACTTAAGTCTAAAAATGAGTTGACCAAACCAACAGATTCAGTTCCCAACGTTAAAGATCAACATTCACATGAATCTCTGAAACATGAGAATTATCGGTTTAATAAACTGAAGTGAGATTATTTCATCTGTCCATAGAAACAGAATTCTCAACTGAAAACAATCGACCTTTGGAAGAAAACCGCTTTGATTTTTAAAGCCTCATGAGATTAACAGATCTTTACAGAAGCAGGACTGGGGATCTGATCCCTTTAGGAATTTATCTGTGAGTTAGAAACTGTTTCATTGATCACTGGTGTCGGTGTGAGTGTTTAAGTCAGGTTCAGTTCATCTCTGCAGAAAGAGCTGATGAGGGTCGTCCTTCACCTCTGAACGATTCACACTGTTCTTCCAATGTGCAGCATTTTAGAATCGACACATCTAGTCCTGCAGTGACTCCACTGCTCGTCATGTGGTGCATGTTCTGTACGTGGCAGTGACTAAACAGCAGAGCGGCCACTATTACTGGAGAATAAACTTGTCAGACGAACATTCAGTGACGGATGAAGGCTTGAAGATGTGACAGTAAGGCTTCTTGTGTGAAGAGCTGAGGGACACAGGCTGATAAACAGCTGGACGGTTATGAAACAGTGACGTTTAAGCTTTGAGTTCCTGTAGCTGATGGATCATGGTCCTGGGAGGCTGCGTGTGCTGGGATTCATTCAGGTggtgcaacaaaaaaatatccTATCATTTCCAACAAAGTTCTCTGGTCGACCCTCGAACAGTTTCCCTTTATAAGTAACTTCCCTGGGCAGCATGTGCTTGTAACAAAAAACGCAAAGTGCATTTAATTGCTGATGTTCAGTAGGATGTGGAAATACATCTAATAAATATCTCATGAGGTTCAGTCAACAGCCGTGATATTCAAACCACTGCATGTTTGAAGCTGATCGACGCGTACAGGCTCTACTACAACTTCTACAAAATAAACCCTGCGTCATTTAgctgtttaataaaataaataccttttattttctttacataaATTGCTCTTAATAGCAGCAAATACACCTTAATTCACAGAGTAATATCTACTGTGGGAGAACCACTGCCAAGTTTGCATTCTAAATATTATTGCTGTGATATTTAAAAACTGATGTGCACagtggagaggggggggcggaGAGAGGGGCCGTGCTGGAGGTAATGGTCGTGTGTGAAGGCAGACGGCTGGTTCAGTTTATGAAGATCCTCAGATACAGAGCGATGAGAGCACAAGGTATGATGGGAAATGTGTTTAACGTTAAAATTCTACAGTAGATATTCAGTTTCACCAGATTTATGGAGCAGATGGGTGGAGGTCACGTCAGAGGGTGAAGTCATGAGACTGTCGGGCTCTGACCCTCTAGTGTGTTTGCTTCCACACCGACAGTTTGCTCTGGTCCGACTGGGGCTGTAGATAAATGCTGTGGTTTTCTTGCGTGTGTTGTTTGAGGACCTGCGTCTGAATCTCTTCCCGTCTCTCACTGAGCTCCCGCCTCCAGCAGGGCGCTGGGCAGCAGCTGCACCTGCGGGGAACTGCAGCCGTTGACGTGCCGCAGCGGGTCGGTGCCCAGGTAGGCGAGCAGCAGCTCGGAGCGGCGGTGCAGCAGGTGGAGCATGTCCTCTGCCAGACTCTCCACGGACGAGTAACGCACGTTGTCCAGGTCAAAAATGTCCTTCAGGAAGTGCAGCACCTGGTCCTGGGGGGACAACGTTAACATGGATGAAAACTAAATTTGAAATTGAGGTCAGAAGCTTCATCTTTTCTTATATCCACAAAATTAGCTATGAAACCCCTAAATTTTCAGTAAGAATATCATTAAACATTCGACTATTTTAACTTGAAAAATTATATCTCTGTCGATCAATTATCAACTTCTTGTTTCAGCTCTACctcattaataaaatatatattttctgacaGAGCCCATGTCCTGGCAGCTGTGAAACAAAGCTGTCAACAGGGAAACTCCATATATAGAATGTTGATCTGGACGTTCCGACACTGACCCtcacactgtaaatatgaaCGACGCACTGACcttgaagaagcagcagaagtcGTGCAGGGAGCTCTTGGGTCCCAGGAAGCCCCAGGCCAGGACGGGGCTGATCTGTTCACACACTGCGTAGAAATGAGCGATGAACCCGTCGGGCACCTGAGACcgaggaaaacagaggagaacatTAAACACACGGGTCTGGGACTGAGGGACATGCGATGAAGATGTCAGATCATCAGCATCTCTTCCTTTGTGAAGGTTTCAGACTTGTACCTTCATGTGCTGCCTCTTCTGCTTCAGCACTGACCAACAGCTGGATGCCACCGCCTGTCGAATACAAACCAAATGTTCAAGTGGAAAAAGCTGAAAAGCCTCAACCTCAACTTATCTTCTCCAGTTCTCCATAGTTCAGATTTTGTTTCACTCACGGTTTCCTTGAAGGAGCTGTTGAGCCAGCGGTTGTTGACCACGTTCTGGATGGAGACCGGTGGATTCTCCAGGTCCTCAAACGAATCCATCAGGATGAAGTCCAGCACGATATCGTAGAAGTTCAAATGCTTCACCTGGTGAGAGCGAGAATGAAATGTGTTGGTCTTGAGACTGGAAAGTAAAAAGTCAACTGGTGGAGAAGTTTAAACATTTGACATCACTCACTCCTCGTGTGGCCAGCTCCACCTCCGTGTTCTCCCAGTGCTCCGGGTGATCCAGGAAGCAAAACATCTCTTCAAATACTTCCTCAAATCTCCTGGGGCTCTGGAGAGCGGACGGGGAAAGTTATGAGCGGAAAGACTCATGAATGACGGATGATTATTTTATCAGTGGCTTCTCTCTCACCTTCTGCGCTTTAACAATAATGGACGACAGGATCTTCTTTCCTGTGTCGGTCAGAAACATCCTGGTCTTCCTCTCGCACAAAATGAGCTGGAGACAAAACAGGGTTTTACTTTAACTGATTCTTTTTGAGTTAAAAATAGGAACCGTGTCAAAATGATCCGGTTGGACTGTACCTGACACGCCTGCCGCACACAGTGCAACTTAGCCAAGAAATCTATGTCCCCAAGACACTCCAGCATCTCAGTCCTGACGATGAACaatgagaaaatgaatcagATGAACATCTAGTGCTGGTCATCTGCTGTGTTTCATgagttttatataaatatgtgtaatttACCGCAGCACTCTGCAGGAAATCTGTCCGTCCTCAGCCATCTCTAGAGCCTCGTCGTAGAACGAGTGGTGTCCCAGAGCGAAGACGCTCCTCAGCTCCCTGTGCTCCGtcagctgacacacagacacacagcggAGGTAGgaaattaaacaaactaaataatgaTCAGTATAAACAACGACattacagagagaagagaagtttACATTctcctgaagtgtttttggTTATTTACAATCCAGTGTTTAATTCTGTGTCCTCCTGTGATTCCTGAACAACCttgtagaaaaatataaaaagaagcTGTCGGATTCTGAGCTGAAACCAAAACCCACTTTAAGCCCAAGTTGTGGAACAGGTTGACAACAGGCCCAGATAGAAGCTCACTAATCACTCTGTGTGAACTCTTCTCCAACTGGATTTCTTCCAGGCTAAACATCTACGAATTAGCGACAACTGCAGCCAATGAGAGTTCAGGACGGGTGAAGGCAGCTGTGGGAGACCGGACATACTAGTGTGAAAGCTCATGTAGTGTGTGTGACTCCCTGTGGCCAGATAGTCGTGGTAGTGTGAACTCACAACTACTGCGAGATTCCCACTCACAATGTTTTCCATTCACAGttactgtattttttgtttaagACAACGTGGAGAAGAGTTGCTTCCTGTTGCGGTTCTGAATAAGCTGCAGTAAAAAGTTCTATTAGAAAACCTCTTGTGACCTTGAACGACCTTGAGACTTCTCTGTGGTGTTGATGCAGTGTTTGTAGGTGATAGTAAAACCAGCTGCACAGTAACACTGAGCCGTACAAGTTGAGCACTGATGGAGGAATGTACACCGTCTATTTTTAGTGACCCTGAGTTTAAGTGATCCAGTTTTACTGCTGAGAGCTGCACCTCACTCTCACTGGTCAGGAGACAGCAAGTCGGAGTGTCTCAGTATCTTTAACCTTTTCTAAATGTGATGAACATGATAACACTCAGCGCAGGTAGAGATTCATCTTGAACTTGTCCGATCGTTTCACTTCAAGGTAAACACGTCTGTGCTCAGGGTTCTTAAGCTGCGGTTTATTTTGGTCCTTTGTGGGTCAAGTGCACCAGTGGATCCACAGCTCGAGGCCCCGCGGCGACTTCCTGAGTAGAGGAGCTGAGCCGAGGGCCGGTAAACACAACGTGGTGAATCTGCAGGAAGCTCAGAGTGATTTAAACAAACTCCTGCTGGGAACCAGTGGAACGCTCGGTGCTTCAGACACTTTGAGATTAAGATGTTGACCTTTTCTCTTTCCCCAGGACACGTCTTCAGGTTCTAACTTTGTATTATCGTAACAGAGGTTATACCAACTACAGTAACAGAAGTAATAGCAATTACTATTTTTAACTGAtaataaaagattatttttcCAGATCAGGAGCTAAAGGTAAAAGCTAAATTTCTCCACTTTAAGAATTTAATATAAGACACTTTTACAGATAGTTTAAATCCCTCATGCCTGCTCTTTAAGTAATGTGTCTATTTTCATTAACAATAAGGGGTTTCAACTATTTAATCTATATATTGCTACCACAGACGgacattgtttttctcttaaacAAACTgggaagatgtttttttgtgtagaAAACATTTGAACTCTCAGAACGTTACTCCATCATGTTAAAGTTCTCGTGGTGCCGAGTTGATCTGGGGATTGAGTTGGTTTCCTCTCACCTCCACAGCAGAGACGAAGGAGTCGTTGGACGCGATGCTGATgctgtctctgagacacacgtcgtccagctcctctctgcacaAAATGTCGGCCATTTTATCTGAGAAGGAGAAAAATCATTTCCACTAAACTGTAGCTTTTCTATTTGTTATAAAGCATTCCGACACCGACATAAACTTTCAACCATGAGACAATACGAGACGGTTCTATGTCTATAAAGGTaaatctgtttctctgtgttggtCATGTCAGGTCACACAGCAGGGACTCACCCTGGCTGTTGCTGTGGATTGACGGCTCGGACAGTCCCAACACTCCCTCAAACTCCTCCTGGAGGTTGTAggctctctgcagcagagacttCAGCCGGTGGATGAACTCTGCACTGATCACATCCtgatcacaaacacattcaggaTGAACCAGAGAAACATGACTTAGAAAAGTCTTGATGCTTTATCTGAACAAACTTCAATATGATGTGTGGAAGTGTCAGTTTCACTTATCAACTGAATAAGAACAATATTAAAGCAGCAAACAAGTTAAAAGACAGTTACTGATCAACCCATGCTCATTGTTGGGGATGTTACTACTTTCCTATCAACACACCTCATGGATAAATATATCCCTTGTAAACCTGGGTGTTGTCTCTGCTCAGGAAGTCAGATCATAATGTTGCTCCACTGGTATCAAACCAGGTGAAACAGGACAAACCAGTAACTACTTTTATTTCGATCCAGGAGTGCTGTTCTCGTTCTCTCCTCCAGGAGCTTCtgttttcgtctgcgtttgtttgtttgtccgttagtttgcaggattatgcaaaaactacaggagggattaccaggaaacttggtggaaggatgggacatagGTCCGgacggatctggatcaggggacggatccaggatttattttcctctttctttaacattgcgagatgcATTTGGACAATTAAGTTTCCAActaactgaaaatgtaaaagtatgCATCCAGTTACAAAGGCTGGGGCAGAGCAAACATGAAGACATTTCAAGTATCTTCTTCAGCCCTTTCTTGAGAATCCCCCCCCGACCTACTCTTTTAATCAGCTTTATGGAGGAAGCCCAGAAGCAGGGGATATCCTCGAGGACCAGGCAGCCGACTGGACGACTGTCTGGGTGCCCAGGCTTAACTACTTGACCCTCACTAATCCAAAACCCTTCCCACAGGGTTTGAGAGCCATCGAGTTATACAACCCAAACTCTGTTACACCAGTCAGAGTGACAGTTATTCAGATATGTGTTTGTGGGAGGTTTCCTCCTCTCAGCCTCCTCtggtgtaaaaacaacagagaataGATGCAGGACATTCAAGTGGCTCTTGACTCATCACACCGGCTTGTTTAATGGTGTCGCTGTGTGTTCACCTCCATGCTCTGCTCGGCGATGGCGTCTCCAGCCCCCGTTTGGACAGAAGCACAACTCTCTGCGTCGTCATCGTCCTCGTCCTCGGTCTGCCTGGTCCTGAACGTCAACGCTTCCTCCCACCGCCCCAGAGCCTCTTCAAACAAATCCAtacctgcaaacacaacacatacgATCTTTACATCctccaaaacaataaaaacaatccaCCTAACAACGAAAAACAGATCATTACAAGGGATTAAAACACAGATATGGGCTAAATACTAAGTAATGTGgtaggtgtgtgttttaccCATAAGGTACAGGTTTTCAGGGGTGGTGACGGGTAAGTTGACGACACTGCAGATGTCGGCTTCTCCCACTCTGTCCCAACAGATGGATTCATTTGCACAGGTGCTGCTGCTCGACGAGTTCATGCTTTTCacctgtaaacacaacaaagcaaCATATATTTCATGTAATgcaaaatatgtttgtgttattatgttCTTGGGCTTTGACatctcaaataaaaatctgtaaacAAGCTCTTAATAATAAACCTGTGCCTGTGTCTCACCGAGGCCAAGCTGAGCAGGGAGCCGGACAGCTTCCTGTAGTCTCCTCTGCTGAGCACCAGACCAGAGGAGTAGCCATTCTTGGAGTTGAGGGAGAGGGTGATGTTTTGACTGGTGTTATCTGGATGGATAAAGACCAGAGAGTTACTGGTAAATGTTTCAGAGAAACATCAGAACACAGTGATCACGGTGCAAGAGCGtgtagcaggattacacaatgGATTAGTCACAACTTCAATACAACTGATTAAAATCACCTCCATCTTTTCAAGTTTTCGGCTCAAACAATTGTTTATAAGACAGATTAATACACCGCTTGTGAAGGTTTGCTTTGACAAAGTTTTATGCATCAGGTTATTATAAAGATAATCATAATACACAATCATTACAATGCGAGAAACTACAAAAACTGAACTGGCTTTGTAAACTGGTTTAAACGTTGTACGAATACAAATATGAAGTCATCCACGGTCCAGAATCTATTATGTCCCAAAGAATGACTCACCCTGGTCTCCTGCTCATTCTTCAACTTAATCCTAAATGTCTGTTAATTTCTCTTAATGACTCTAATTGGTAATAAATCTTCCAAAGGGAGATTATAAATGAATTAAACCAGGAGTTTTAAAAGTCAGAGGTTGGGCCTCTGCCCAGACAAAGCTTGGAATAAAGTCCCCACTTAATTAGTTTGGTTCTCTCGTTTCACTCAGTGTCTGGAAGGCTACACGATCATGGTTATACTGTTTGATCCCATGGACACAACACGTGAGGCGAGATAGTCTAAAACCATTCCGGTCCATTCTACACGATCTCTGTTTATGATCACTACTACATCTTTATACCCGGTCATTCGTTGAAGGTAGAGAAAAGGTTCAGTGTCAGGAAGTCTTACTGTTCCCTGCCGACGCCGGGGGGAAGAACTCGAACCCAGCTTTCTCCCACTCGGGCGAGAGAGCCTTCTTTCTACCCTTCCTCCTCTGGAAGCGGCGtgcgaggaagaggagcgagAAGGCACCAAACGCAGTGGCGGCCACCAGCTTCTTGGTTCCTGTGCTGACACTCACCTGGAGGACAGGTTGAGGGAGGAAGAAGTAGAAGTTAGACAtttatgcattttaaaaagtagaAAGAAAATCAGAGTTTAACTGAGTAAGCACAATGGACACTGGTTATCTGAGAGGCAGCTATGGGAATCAGCTCCAAGCCTGTCATCTTGATTTTAAAGCATCAGTATCAAATAGCGTGCAGAGCCCCTGTTCGACTATACATAGAAACACTGACGAGGAGATTATCCACAGACACCGCTGCTGAACATCCCCAACGAATGAAGATTACATAAACACTCAGTTTGGAGCTGTGACAACAGGCATAATATTGACCTTTATTTTAAAAGCCGCTGAATGGAAAGTTGTGATTAAATGATGCCACAGGCCTGCAGTGCTTCTGTAtctgtgaccacacacacacacacacacacacacacacacacacacacacacacacacacacacacacacacacacacacacacacacacaca
Coding sequences:
- the miga1 gene encoding mitoguardin 1, producing MTHETLTCSQLSVKAAALRMVNLPMSVCSSLAQVSVSTGTKKLVAATAFGAFSLLFLARRFQRRKGRKKALSPEWEKAGFEFFPPASAGNNNTSQNITLSLNSKNGYSSGLVLSRGDYRKLSGSLLSLASVKSMNSSSSSTCANESICWDRVGEADICSVVNLPVTTPENLYLMGMDLFEEALGRWEEALTFRTRQTEDEDDDDAESCASVQTGAGDAIAEQSMEDVISAEFIHRLKSLLQRAYNLQEEFEGVLGLSEPSIHSNSQDKMADILCREELDDVCLRDSISIASNDSFVSAVELTEHRELRSVFALGHHSFYDEALEMAEDGQISCRVLRTEMLECLGDIDFLAKLHCVRQACQLILCERKTRMFLTDTGKKILSSIIVKAQKSPRRFEEVFEEMFCFLDHPEHWENTEVELATRGVKHLNFYDIVLDFILMDSFEDLENPPVSIQNVVNNRWLNSSFKETAVASSCWSVLKQKRQHMKVPDGFIAHFYAVCEQISPVLAWGFLGPKSSLHDFCCFFKDQVLHFLKDIFDLDNVRYSSVESLAEDMLHLLHRRSELLLAYLGTDPLRHVNGCSSPQVQLLPSALLEAGAQ